From the genome of Enoplosus armatus isolate fEnoArm2 chromosome 21, fEnoArm2.hap1, whole genome shotgun sequence, one region includes:
- the arl8 gene encoding ADP-ribosylation factor-like 8 yields MGLIFAKLWSFFCNQEHKVIIVGLDNAGKTTILYQFLMNEVVHTSPTIGSNVEEIVVKNTHFLMWDIGGQESLRSSWNTYYSNTEFIILVVDSTDRERLAISKEELYRMLAHEDLRKAAVLIFANKQDMKDCMSAAEISKYLTLSSIKDHPWHIQSCCALTGEGLCQGLEWMTSRAGLR; encoded by the exons ATGGGCCTCATATTCGCCAAACTGTGGAGCTTCTTCTGTAACCAAG agCACAAGGTGATAATCGTTGGACTAGACAATGCAGGGAAAACCACCATCCTCTACCAGTT TCTGATGAATGAGGTGGTCCACACGTCACCCACTATCGGAAGCAATGTGGAAGAAATAGTGGTGAAGAACACTCACTTTCTGATGTGGGATATAGGAGGGCAGGAGTCTCTCAGGTCCTCCTGGAACACCTACTACTCCAATACAGAG TTCATCATCCTGGTGGTggacagcacagacagagagaggctggcCATCTCTAAAGAGGAGCTCTACAGGATGTTGGCTCATGAG GACCTGCGGAAAGCAGCTGTGTTGATATTTGCCAATAAGCAGGATATGAAGGACTGTATGTCTGCGGCGGAGATCTCCAAATACCTCACCCTGAGCTCCATCAAAGACCACCCCTGGCACATACAGTCCTGCTGTGCACTTACAGGAGAGGG TTTATGCCAAGGCCTTGAGTGGATGACCTCAAGGGCCGGACTCAGATAG
- the maf1b gene encoding MAF1 homolog, negative regulator of RNA polymerase III b, which yields MKLLENSSFEAFSSRLCVETGESRILGRIESYSCKMAGDDKHMFKQFCQEGEPHVLEALSPPQSTSATSPSQLGKSVEDGENPLSDKCCRKTLFYLITTLNESFRPDYDFSAARAHEFSREPSLNWVANAVNSSLFSAVGEEFNSLGPELWNAIDQEINLQGCDIYSYNPDLDSDPFGEEGSLWSFNYFFYNKKLKRIVFLTCRSVSVLSGYGRDCLDNELDMELDDEEEMDGFTEDRFPRALCV from the exons ATGAAACTGTTGGAAAACTCCAGCTTTGAAGCCTTCAGCTCCCGGCTGTGTGTTGAAACAGGAGAGTCTCGCATCCTTGGCAG GATTGAGAGCTACTCCTGTAAGATGGCAGGGGATGACAAACACATGTTCAAGCAGTTCTGCCAGGAGGGGGAGCCACACGTCCTGGAggccctctctccccctcagtCCACCAGCGCCACCAGCCCTTCACA gtTGGGGAAGAGCGTTGAAGACGGGGAGAATCCCCTGAGTGACAAGTGTTGCAGGAAGACTCTTTTCTACCTCATCACCACGCTCAACGAGTCCTTCAGGCCAGACTATGACTTCAGCGCGGCGCGGGCCCACGAGTTCAGCCGAGAGCCCAGCCTCAACTGG GTGGCCAACGCAGTAAACAGCAGCCTGTTCTCGGCCGTTGGAGAGGAGTTCAACTCTCTGGGGCCGGAGCTGTGGAACGCCATCGACCAAGAGATCAACCTGCAGGGCTGTGACATTTACAG CTACAACCCTGATCTGGACTCAGACCCTTTTGGTGAAGAGGGGAGCCTCTGGTCCTTCAACTACTTCTTCTACAACAAGAAGCTGAAGAGGATTGTGTTCTTGACATGTCGCTCCGTCAG CGTCTTGAGTGGCTATGGCCGTGATTGTCTTGACAACGAGCTGGACATGGAGCTGGATGACGAGGAGGAAATGGATGGCTTCACTGAGGACAG GTTCCccagagctctgtgtgtgtga